Proteins encoded in a region of the Anguilla anguilla isolate fAngAng1 chromosome 10, fAngAng1.pri, whole genome shotgun sequence genome:
- the taok3a gene encoding serine/threonine-protein kinase TAO3 isoform X2, whose protein sequence is MLARLFNVAIMLGRASGGSYEKLNDCGDPENPFLQVTRQIHEHEQENELREQMSGYKRMRRQHQKQLIALENKLKAEMDEHRLRLQKEVETQANNAYIELEKLAKKHAIYTEKEMKTTSADEKKFQQQITTQQKKELTTFLDTQKKQYKLCKEKIKEEMNEDPSTPKKEKQERLSKHKENMQHSQAEEEAQLLSQQRVYYDRNCRAFKRKIMVKRHEFEQEQIREELNKKKTQKEMEHAMLIRHDESTQELEQRQLKTLQKLRMDLIRLQHQTELENQIEYNNRRERELHRKHVMELRQQPKNLKAMEMQIKKQFQDTCKVQTKQYKALRNHQLEVSPKSEHKAILKALKEEQTRKLAILAEQYEQSINEMMASQALRLDEAQEAECQALRHQLQQEMELLNAYQSKIKMQTEAQHERELQKLEQKVSLRRAHLEQKIEEELASLQKERTERIKHLLERQEREVDTFDMESVRLGFGNLGALDYPKEDYR, encoded by the exons GTTACGAGGCAGATCCACGAGCATGAGCAGGAGAACGAGCTGCGGGAGCAGATGTCGGGCTACAAGCGCATGCGGCGGCAGCACCAGAAGCAGCTGATCGCGCTGGAGAACAAGCTGAAGGCCGAGATGGACGAGCACCGGCTGCGGCTGCAGAAGGAGGTGGAGACGCAGGCCAACAACGCCTACATCGAGCTGGAGAAGCTCGCCAAGAAGCACGCCATCTACACCGAGAAGGAG ATGAAGACCACGTCGGCAGATGAGAAGAAGTTCCAGCAGCAGATCACGACCCAGCAGAAGAAGGAACTGACCACCTTCTTGGATACCCAGAAGAAACAGTACAAGCTCTGCAAGGAGAAGATAAAAGAG GAGATGAACGAGGACCCCAGCACGCCCAAGAAAGAGAAGCAGGAGAGGCTCTCCAaacacaaggagaacatgcagCACTCTCAGGCCGAGGAGGAGGCCCAGCTCCTCAGCCAGCAGAGGGTGTACTACGACAGGAACTGCCGCGCCTTCAAGCGCAAGATCATGGTGAAGAGGCACGAGTTTGAGCAGGAGCAGATACGAGAG GAGCTGAACAAGAAGAAGACACAGAAGGAGATGGAGCACGCCATGCTGATCCGTCACGACGAGTCCAcccaggagctggagcagcggCAGCTGAAGACGCTGCAGAAGCTGCGCATGGACCTGATCCGGCTGCAGCACCAGACCGAGCTGGAGAACCAGATCGAGTACAACAACCGGCGGGAGCGCGAGCTGCACAGGAAGCACGTCATGGAGCTCCGGCAGCAGCCCAAGAACCTCAAG GCCATGGAGATGCAGATCAAGAAGCAGTTCCAGGACACGTGCAAGGTGCAGACCAAGCAGTACAAGGCGCTGAGGAACCACCAGCTGGAGGTGTCCCCCAAGAGCGAGCACAAGGCCATCCTGAAGGCGCTGAAGGAGGAGCAGACGCGCAAGCTGGCCATCCTGGCCGAGCAGTACGAGCAGAGCATCAACGAGATGATGGCCTCGCAGGCG CTGAGGCTGGACGAAGCTCAGGAAGCAGAGTGCCAAGCGCTCAGGCACCAGCTCCAACAGGAGATGGAGCTGCTCAACGCCTACCAGAGCAAGATCAAGATGCAGACGGAGGCCCAGCACGAGCGCGAGCTGCAGAAGCTGGAGCAGAAGGTGTCCCTGCGCCGGGCCCATCTCGAACAAAAG ATTGAAGAGGAGCTGGCTTCGCTTCAAAAGGAACGCACTGAGAGGATCAAGCATCTGCTGGAGCGGCAGGAGAGGGAGGTCGACACTTTCGACATGGAGAGCGTCCGGCTGGGTTTCGGAAACCTGGGTGCTTTAGACTACCCCAAGGAGGACTATAGATGA
- the vsig10 gene encoding V-set and immunoglobulin domain-containing protein 10 isoform X1, with product MGRSVSLFLLLAAHLTGVAIGQTLEKIVRTLGDTVSLPCHGIPSNGTLPVVQWLKDGGIAASRNLSSVLSPSGNMHFSISDQGNLTITGLLLSDEGIYRCSDYVLNRTTEKQTHIQLLIVSGPTDVSTDVKPAAALPNGTLFVQKDSTISFNCSSESYPSQVLSWVFQGSLLSSGNKSSLEFSIPSIQPTNQGMYSCISQNALSNQTASKSTSLLVYYAPDRHPECYCNAGNDSLQLLLHCSWPGSYPLPMLHWEAQLDARGTKQSILNVSVTAESLEVTLNRSQLYNGQTVECKAHNQVLNSEAKFCSITLRAPFPQGDPMVTVVEGRNVTLTCSESSSLPPAKTTWRRKISQEEIVPGTKYVVSELGPAFSLQIVNVTKEDEGPYFCRSENPLMVQELEVYLTVKSSESYAGGVVGAFIAALIIGIGIAIGTSAYRNRDRICLGGDFGLINEERNDVLHLVESDEEDIFDEPATRITTTANGHVTSLVQIHRIPSSDHEDLGTPEPEAEDETEPPQQELVTL from the exons ATGGGAAGGTCAGTGAGCCTTTTCCTGTTGCTCGCCGCACACCTGACAG GTGTGGCAATTGGACAGACTTTGGAAAAGATCGTGAGAACGCTTGGTGACACGGTTTCCCTGCCATGCCACGGCATTCCGAGCAACGGAACTCTGCCTGTGGTGCAGTGGCTGAAGGATGGAGGAATTGCTGCAAGTCGGAATCTTTCTTCGGTCCTCAGTCCTTCTGGGAATATGCACTTTTCCATATCAGACCAAGGAAACCTGACTATCACTGGGCTGTTATTATCAGACGAGGGAATTTACCGCTGCAGTGATTACGTGCTGAATCGCACTACGGAGAAGCAAACCCACATTCAGCTACTTATTGTCA GTGGCCCAACCGACGTGTCGACAGACGTAaaacctgctgctgctcttcccaATGGGACACTTTTTGTCCAAAAGGACTCCACCATTTCATTCAACTGCTCAAGCGAGTCATATCCATCCCAAGTCCTGTCCTGGGTTTTTCAGGGTAGCCTCCTGTCTTCGGGAAACAAATCCTCACTGGAGTTCAGCATCCCCAGCATCCAGCCCACCAATCAGGGAATGTACAGCTgcatatcccagaatgcactttcAAATCAGACAGCCAGCAAGAGCACCTCACTGCTAGTGTACT ATGCTCCTGACCGACACCCAGAGTGCTACTGTAATGCAGGAAATGACTCCTTGCAGCTTCTGCTGCACTGTAGCTGGCCTGGAAGCTACCCTTTACCCATGTTGCACTGGGAGGCACAGCTAGACGCCCGTGGGACCAAACAGTCTATACTCAATGTCTCTGTGACAGCAGAGAGTTTGGAGGTGACCCTGAACAGGTCCCAGTTGTACAATGGCCAAACCGTGGAGTGCAAAGCACACAACCAGGTGCTTAACTCTGAAGCAAAGTTCTGCTCCATCACTCTGC GGGCTCCCTTTCCTCAGGGGGACCCCATGGTTACTGTGGTGGAAGGGAGAAACGTCACACTGACGTGCTCGGAGTCCAGCTCACTCCCCCCAGCCAAAACCACGTGGCGAAGAAAAATCAGCCAAGAGGAAATCGTCCCGGGCACCAAGTATGTCGTCTCCGAGCTGGGCCCCGCGTTCAGCCTCCAGATCGTTAACGTCACCAAAGAGGACGAAGGCCCGTACTTCTGCAGGAGCGAGAACCCCCTCATGGTGCAGGAGCTGGAAGTCTACCTGACTGTTAAGT cttCTGAATCATATGCTGGAGGGGTTGTTGGGGCATTCATTGCTGCTTTAATAATTGGGATTGGGATTGCTATTGGCACATCAGCGTACCGTAACCGTGACAGAATTTGCCTTG gTGGTGACTTTGG ACTAATAAACGAAGAGAGGAATGATGTGCTCCATCTGGTGGAGTCGGATGAGGAAGATATCTTTGATGAACCAGCCACCAGGATTACCACCACAGCCAATGGGCATGTCACGTCCCTCGTACAGATTCACCGCATTccgtcca GTGATCATGAAGATCTAGGTACCCCTGAACCAGAAGCAGAAGATGAAACAGAGCCACCTCAACAGGAACTAGTCACATTATAG
- the rfc5 gene encoding replication factor C subunit 5: protein MASTDNTKSRNLPWVEKYRPQTLDDLISHQDILSTIQKFISEDRLPHLLFYGPPGTGKTSTILACARQLYKDKEFNSMVLELNASDDRGIDVVRGPILSFASTRTIFKKGFKLVILDEADAMTQDAQNALRRVIEKFTENTRFCLICNYLSKIIPALQSRCTRFRFGPLSPDQMVPRLEHVVQQENIDITPDGMKAIVTLSTGDMRRSLNILQSTSMAYGKVTEDTVYTCTGHPLKSDIANILDWSLNKDFTSAYKQILQLKTLKGLALHDILTEVHLLIHRVDFPPSIRMGLLIKLADIEYRLASGTSEKIQLSSMVAAFQAVRDLVVSDG, encoded by the exons ATGGCatccacagacaacacaaagtCAAGGAACCTGCCGTG GGTTGAGAAGTACCGGCCACAAACTTTGGATGACCTTATCTCACAccaagacattctgagtacaA TTCAGAAATTTATTAGTGAGGACCGGTTGCCTCACCTGCTGTTCTATGGACCTCCCGGCACAGGAAAGACGTCAACCATCCTGGCTTGTGCCAGGCAGCTCTACAAGGATAAGGAATTTAACTCCATGGTCCTAGAG ctgaacGCATCGGACGACAGAGGTATCGATGTTGTACGAGGGCCCATCCTGAGCTTTGCCAGCACCAGGACCATTTTCAA GAAAGGCTTTAAGTTGGTTATCCTGGACGAAGCAGATGCTATGACTCAGGATGCCCAGAATGCATTGAGGAGAG TCATCGAGAAGTTCACGGAAAACACCAGGTTCTGCCTGATCTGTAACTACCTGTCCAAGATCATCCCCGCCCTGCAGTCCCGGTGCACCCGCTTCCGATTCGGACCCCTGTCCCCGGACCAGATGGTCCCCCGTCTGGAGCACGTCGTCCAGCAGGAGAA TATCGACATCACCCCAGACGGAATGAAGGCCATCGTGACTCTGTCCACAGGAGACATGAGAAGATCTCTGAACATTCTgcag AGCACCAGCATGGCGTATGGAAAGGTGACAGAGGACACCGTGTACACTTGCACGGGTCATCCACTCAAGTCGGACATCGCAAACATCCTCGACTGGTCGTTGAACAAAGACTTTACCTCCGCATACAAGC AGATCCTGCAGCTAAAAACCTTGAAAGGTCTGGCTCTGCATGACATTTTGACAGAAGTACATCTGCTCATACACAGAG tGGACTTCCCACCATCAATTCGAATGGGCCTGCTCATCAAGTTGGCAGACATTGA GTACAGGCTAGCTTCTGGGACCAGCGAGAAGATCCAGCTGAGCTCCATGGTCGCAGCCTTCCAGGCCGTGCGGGACTTGGTGGTCAGCGACGGCTAG
- the wsb2 gene encoding WD repeat and SOCS box-containing protein 2 isoform X1 — protein sequence MDSDNSCSSNRPADIQRKEESAPLIGELRPIHPPSVDGRAGCETWSVEFSPDGSYFAWSKGYGIVQLLRWPLQGIEWHGTPQFTAAAKERTLDCGQTVWGLAFGPRASRYAGRSDDQLRRTSETAQPLLLATGLSNGEIKVWEVETGRLCFNLRGHQSIVRDLVFAPNGSLTLVSGSRDTTLRIWNLKKSDNSQVLKGHTDWVYSVSVSPDCSMIASVCRRNPKVFLWSLRSYTFIRHLQNANTWQVSCDFSPDGALLATAAYLANWETSLWDPYTGEHLFRLQECFSCNFPIMDNPIRAVRFSSDGLHLAFITMDREIRVWEIGQDEPLIESERRHFSCGLCCTFHPQGGVIATGTRDGHVKFWNVPQAVPSLVHFCRMALRFSVSTHQVMALPIPGKIRDILTYRNYEEHYDLLCSYHRCRQ from the exons ATGGACTCAGATAATTCGTGTTCTTCGAATCGACCTGCTGACATACAACGTAAAG AAGAGTCTGCTCCACTGATTGGAGAGTTGAGGCCCATTCACCCCCCATCAGTGGATGGTCGCGCCGGCTGCGAGACCTGGAGCGTCGAGTTCTCTCCGGATGGCTCGTACTTCGCGTGGTCCAAAGGATATGGCATTGTGCAGTTGCTTCGGTGGCCACTACAGGGCATCGA atGGCATGGAACTCCGCAGTTCACTGCTGCAGCGAAGGAGAGGACTTTGGACTGTGGGCAGACTGTATGGGGTTTAGCCTTTGGACCACGTGCATCCAGGTATGCAGGTCGGTCAGATGATCAGCTGAGACGGACTAGTGAAACGGCACAGCCTTTGCTTCTTGCGACTGGTCTGAGCAATGGAGAAATTAAAGTCTGGGAGGTTGAGACCG GCCGCCTCTGTTTCAATCTCAGAGGACATCAGTCTATTGTGAGGGACTTGGTTTTCGCTCCCAACGGAAGCCTCACCCTCGTGTCTGGGTCCCGTGACACAACTCTGCGGATCTGGAACCTGAAGAAGTCGG acaATTCCCAGGTCCTGAAAGGACATACTGATTGGGTCTATAGTGTCAGCGTTTCTCCGGACTGTAGCATGATTGCATCTGTCTGCAGAAGGAATCCA AAAGTGTTCTTGTGGAGCCTGCGGTCGTACACGTTCATCAGGCACCTCCAGAACGCCAACACCTGGCAGGTGTCGTGCGACTTCTCGCCAGACGGCGCGCTGTTGGCCACGGCGGCGTACCTGGCCAATTGGGAGACGTCCTTGTGGGACCCTTACACCGGGGAGCACCTCTTCCGGCTGCA ggaGTGTTTCAGCTGCAACTTTCCGATAATGGATAATCCGATCAGGGCCGTCCGTTTCTCTTCGGATGGCCTGCACCTGGCTTTTATCACAATGGACAG AGAGATAAGGGTCTGGGAAATTGGACAGGACGAGCCTTTGATAGAATCAGAACGTCGCCACTTCTCATGTGGGCTGTGCTGCACATTCCACCCACAAGGGGGAGTCATTGCTACAGG GACACGAGACGGACACGTGAAGTTCTGGAACGTGCCACAGGCGGTGCCCAGCCTGGTGCACTTCTGCAGGATGGCCCTGCGCTTCTCGGTCTCCACCCACCAGGTGATGGCGCTGCCCATCCCCGGCAAGATAAGGGACATCCTGACCTACAGGAACTACGAGGAGCACTACGATCTTCTCTGCTCCTACCATAGGTGCAGGcagtga
- the pebp1 gene encoding phosphatidylethanolamine-binding protein 1: MPVDINQWNGELALNEVDEKPAHPLVVKYGSLEIDELGKVLTPTQVQNRPTAIEWDGCDSSKLYTLAMTDPDAPSRKDPKFREWHHFLVVNMKGNDIASGCAMSDYVGSGPPKGTGLHRYVWLVYEQPGSISCTESVLTNRSGDNRGKFKLQNFRKKYKLGAPVAGSCYQAEWDDYVPKLYEQLAGK, encoded by the exons ATGCCAGTGGATATAAATCAGTGGAACGGAGAATTAGCCCTCAACGAAGTGGACGAGAAGCCTGCACATCCTCTCGTTGTGAAGTATGGCTCCCTTGAAATTGACGAACTGGGCAAAGTGCTCACACCCACCCAG GTGCAGAACCGTCCTACAGCTATAGAGTGGGATGGTTGTGACTCCAGCAAGCTATACACGCTGGCCATGACAGATCCAGATGCCCCGAGTAGAAAAGACCCCAAGTTCCG GGAATGGCATCACTTTCTAGTGGTGAACATGAAAGGAAATGACATCGCCAGTGGATGCGCCATGTCTGACTATGTTGGGTCTGGACCGCCCAAAGGAACTG GTCTCCACCGCTACGTGTGGCTGGTCTACGAGCAGCCCGGGTCGATCTCCTGCACCGAGTCCGTTCTCACCAACCGATCGGGCGACAACCGAGGCAAGTTCAAGCTCCAGAACTTCCGGAAGAAGTACAAGCTGGGAGCGCCGGTGGCCGGGAGCTGCTACCAGGCGGAGTGGGACGACTACGTTCCGAAGCTGTACGAACAGCTCGCCGGAAAGTAG
- the wsb2 gene encoding WD repeat and SOCS box-containing protein 2 isoform X2 — translation MDSDNSCSSNRPADIQRKESAPLIGELRPIHPPSVDGRAGCETWSVEFSPDGSYFAWSKGYGIVQLLRWPLQGIEWHGTPQFTAAAKERTLDCGQTVWGLAFGPRASRYAGRSDDQLRRTSETAQPLLLATGLSNGEIKVWEVETGRLCFNLRGHQSIVRDLVFAPNGSLTLVSGSRDTTLRIWNLKKSDNSQVLKGHTDWVYSVSVSPDCSMIASVCRRNPKVFLWSLRSYTFIRHLQNANTWQVSCDFSPDGALLATAAYLANWETSLWDPYTGEHLFRLQECFSCNFPIMDNPIRAVRFSSDGLHLAFITMDREIRVWEIGQDEPLIESERRHFSCGLCCTFHPQGGVIATGTRDGHVKFWNVPQAVPSLVHFCRMALRFSVSTHQVMALPIPGKIRDILTYRNYEEHYDLLCSYHRCRQ, via the exons ATGGACTCAGATAATTCGTGTTCTTCGAATCGACCTGCTGACATACAACGTAAAG AGTCTGCTCCACTGATTGGAGAGTTGAGGCCCATTCACCCCCCATCAGTGGATGGTCGCGCCGGCTGCGAGACCTGGAGCGTCGAGTTCTCTCCGGATGGCTCGTACTTCGCGTGGTCCAAAGGATATGGCATTGTGCAGTTGCTTCGGTGGCCACTACAGGGCATCGA atGGCATGGAACTCCGCAGTTCACTGCTGCAGCGAAGGAGAGGACTTTGGACTGTGGGCAGACTGTATGGGGTTTAGCCTTTGGACCACGTGCATCCAGGTATGCAGGTCGGTCAGATGATCAGCTGAGACGGACTAGTGAAACGGCACAGCCTTTGCTTCTTGCGACTGGTCTGAGCAATGGAGAAATTAAAGTCTGGGAGGTTGAGACCG GCCGCCTCTGTTTCAATCTCAGAGGACATCAGTCTATTGTGAGGGACTTGGTTTTCGCTCCCAACGGAAGCCTCACCCTCGTGTCTGGGTCCCGTGACACAACTCTGCGGATCTGGAACCTGAAGAAGTCGG acaATTCCCAGGTCCTGAAAGGACATACTGATTGGGTCTATAGTGTCAGCGTTTCTCCGGACTGTAGCATGATTGCATCTGTCTGCAGAAGGAATCCA AAAGTGTTCTTGTGGAGCCTGCGGTCGTACACGTTCATCAGGCACCTCCAGAACGCCAACACCTGGCAGGTGTCGTGCGACTTCTCGCCAGACGGCGCGCTGTTGGCCACGGCGGCGTACCTGGCCAATTGGGAGACGTCCTTGTGGGACCCTTACACCGGGGAGCACCTCTTCCGGCTGCA ggaGTGTTTCAGCTGCAACTTTCCGATAATGGATAATCCGATCAGGGCCGTCCGTTTCTCTTCGGATGGCCTGCACCTGGCTTTTATCACAATGGACAG AGAGATAAGGGTCTGGGAAATTGGACAGGACGAGCCTTTGATAGAATCAGAACGTCGCCACTTCTCATGTGGGCTGTGCTGCACATTCCACCCACAAGGGGGAGTCATTGCTACAGG GACACGAGACGGACACGTGAAGTTCTGGAACGTGCCACAGGCGGTGCCCAGCCTGGTGCACTTCTGCAGGATGGCCCTGCGCTTCTCGGTCTCCACCCACCAGGTGATGGCGCTGCCCATCCCCGGCAAGATAAGGGACATCCTGACCTACAGGAACTACGAGGAGCACTACGATCTTCTCTGCTCCTACCATAGGTGCAGGcagtga
- the vsig10 gene encoding V-set and immunoglobulin domain-containing protein 10 isoform X2, producing MYSCISQNALSNQTASKSTSLLVYYAPDRHPECYCNAGNDSLQLLLHCSWPGSYPLPMLHWEAQLDARGTKQSILNVSVTAESLEVTLNRSQLYNGQTVECKAHNQVLNSEAKFCSITLRAPFPQGDPMVTVVEGRNVTLTCSESSSLPPAKTTWRRKISQEEIVPGTKYVVSELGPAFSLQIVNVTKEDEGPYFCRSENPLMVQELEVYLTVKSSESYAGGVVGAFIAALIIGIGIAIGTSAYRNRDRICLGGDFGLINEERNDVLHLVESDEEDIFDEPATRITTTANGHVTSLVQIHRIPSSDHEDLGTPEPEAEDETEPPQQELVTL from the exons ATGTACAGCTgcatatcccagaatgcactttcAAATCAGACAGCCAGCAAGAGCACCTCACTGCTAGTGTACT ATGCTCCTGACCGACACCCAGAGTGCTACTGTAATGCAGGAAATGACTCCTTGCAGCTTCTGCTGCACTGTAGCTGGCCTGGAAGCTACCCTTTACCCATGTTGCACTGGGAGGCACAGCTAGACGCCCGTGGGACCAAACAGTCTATACTCAATGTCTCTGTGACAGCAGAGAGTTTGGAGGTGACCCTGAACAGGTCCCAGTTGTACAATGGCCAAACCGTGGAGTGCAAAGCACACAACCAGGTGCTTAACTCTGAAGCAAAGTTCTGCTCCATCACTCTGC GGGCTCCCTTTCCTCAGGGGGACCCCATGGTTACTGTGGTGGAAGGGAGAAACGTCACACTGACGTGCTCGGAGTCCAGCTCACTCCCCCCAGCCAAAACCACGTGGCGAAGAAAAATCAGCCAAGAGGAAATCGTCCCGGGCACCAAGTATGTCGTCTCCGAGCTGGGCCCCGCGTTCAGCCTCCAGATCGTTAACGTCACCAAAGAGGACGAAGGCCCGTACTTCTGCAGGAGCGAGAACCCCCTCATGGTGCAGGAGCTGGAAGTCTACCTGACTGTTAAGT cttCTGAATCATATGCTGGAGGGGTTGTTGGGGCATTCATTGCTGCTTTAATAATTGGGATTGGGATTGCTATTGGCACATCAGCGTACCGTAACCGTGACAGAATTTGCCTTG gTGGTGACTTTGG ACTAATAAACGAAGAGAGGAATGATGTGCTCCATCTGGTGGAGTCGGATGAGGAAGATATCTTTGATGAACCAGCCACCAGGATTACCACCACAGCCAATGGGCATGTCACGTCCCTCGTACAGATTCACCGCATTccgtcca GTGATCATGAAGATCTAGGTACCCCTGAACCAGAAGCAGAAGATGAAACAGAGCCACCTCAACAGGAACTAGTCACATTATAG